The following is a genomic window from Thermococcus sp. CX2.
ATTCGAGCCTTTCGAGCAGGTCCCTGTTGAGGGCCTTGAGGGGAGCGATGTAGAGGGCAGAGATTGGCTTGAGGCCTTCCTCAAGGATCGCATTGAAGACGGGCAGAACGGCCGCCTCGGTCTTCCCCGAGCCTGTTGGTGCTATGATTAAAACGCTCTTTCCTGCGCTAACCTCTTTAAAAGACTTCATCTGGAGCTCGTTGAGCCTTCCAAAGCGCTCCCTGATGACCTTCTTGAGGAGGGGGTGCATGGTGGAAGAAGGGAGGGGAGGTTTATAAATCACTCCCCGTAGAAGGCCTTCAAATAGAGCTCCCTTATCTCCTCAGGCTTGGGCTCCACCGGGTTGAAGGCTATCAGCCCGTCGCGGTAGGCCTTCTCCGCCATCTCCTCGACCCTGCTCACGAAAGTTTCTTCGTCAACCAGCTCGCTCAGCTTCGGAACGCCGAGCATCTCGTTTAGCTCCTTAACGACTTCCACTAACTCTTTGGCGCTTGAGAAGCCCAGCTCCCTCGCTATCTCCGCGTAGCGCTTCCTCGCGTAGTCGCTCCTCATGTTGAACTCCATCACGTAGGGCAGGAATATCGCGTTGAGCAGGCCGTGGGGACCTATCCAAGCAGCCTTGTGGCTCATGGCATGGCAGAGGCCGAGGCGTGCGTTGAGAAACGCTATCCCTGCCATGGTCGCCGCGTAGTGGACCTTTGCCCTCGCCTCCGCATCGCCCTTCACGGAGAGCGGCAGCCACTTGTAGACGATCTTTATCGCATTTATCGCCATCGCGTCGCTGAAGGGGTTGGCTGTCTTCGTCGTGTAGGCCTCTATTCCATGCACCAAGACGTCCAAACCGGAATTCCTCGCCACTTCAGCCGGCATCATTCTGGGCAAGCGGGGATCGAGGATGGCTATATCTGGTGCTATCTCCGGAGTAACGATGTTGTACTTTATGCCACCCTTCTTGAGAACGCTCGCGGCCGAAACCTCGCTGCCGGCTCCACTGGTGGAGGGTATGGCTATCAGCGGTGTTTTGAGCTTCGGCACGGGCTTCGGCTTGGAAAAGCGGTCGATGAAGGCTATCTCCTCGAACTCAACATCCGGAGCGTCGTAGAAGACCTTCAGCGCCTTGGTAGTGTCTATGACGCTTCCGCCACCTAATGCCACCAGAAGATCCGGGTTAAACTCCCTTACCTTCGGTAGGAACTCCTCGATGACTTCCACACTCGGCTCGGCTGGAAGGCCCACTATCGAGAAAACCTCTGCTCCAGCGTCCCTCACGTAGTCCTCGGCCTCCTCTAGAAAGCCGTGTCTCTTCATCGAGCTTGATGAAAGGATTAAAACGCGCTCGTGACCCTTTGCAGCCTTGGAGAGGTAGCTCAGGCTCCCATCCCCCTCAACTATCTTCGTCTTCAGCCGGAACATGGGCACCACCATGTGGATTTGGGGCCTTAGGCTTTTAATCCTCTCGCCCCTTTCCCTAGAGGAATAATTGACAACAGAAGCAGAAGCGATGCTATCGTAAAGTTCACCGTGAACCCGAGGGTCGAGGTTATGACTCCGCTCAGGAAGTTTCCAGCTATCGCTCCGAGAGAGCTTATTAGATTGTAGGTCCCAATGAGTGCTCCCCTTTTCTTAGGCGGGGCGTTCCGGGAGATTAGAGAGGTCGTTGAAATGCTGATGAAGGACCAGGTGTAACCCGCGAGGAAGTAGGAAACCGCCGCCAGGAAAATGAATGATCTCCCTTCAGAAACGGTTGATAAGGCCAGCAGGGAAAATGCGAAGGCCCTGAGCGAAAGCCCCTTGAACAGTGCGCTCTTCCCCCCGTTCTGTTTTATGCTCCTCCCAACCCGGGTGTACATGAAGGCCGAGACCGCAGAGTTCACTATGCTCATCGCGTAGATTGTGAACGTTCCAAAGCCGTTGGCCTTTAGCAGAACTGGAAACTGGCTGAAGTACAGCATGGCCCCTACCCAGAAAAGGAGGCTGGAAATGTAGAGTTCCCCAACACCGCCCGTTGAAAAGCGCGGTAGGTGTGTTATCATGTTTGGGAGATACCGGAACTTCTCTATGACGTAGCCAAAGTATGCTCCGAGAATATGCCTGTTAAGGTGCAGCGGAATTTCCCTGATAGTTTTCAGCCCCAGTGGGACCGAGAAGAGCCCGATGATTCCGAACATCACGAAGAGCTCCCTTAGGTCTGCGACACTAACCACCAGCAGGCCTATTACCATTCCCGCCACCCATGCCCAGCCACCTATCTCGTTGAATCTTCCAATGGCGTGGTCCCAGTCCTCCAGCCGAAATGTTTTGGTGATGATGAGGATGGGTATCGGGATGGTGGCCGCGATGAAGAAGGTATAAACTGCGTTGATGAGCATGACCTGATGCACGGTACGGGCAAGGGAAAAGAAGAACGTTGCAATGGCCGAACCAAGAAAACCCAGTATTAGGAATGCCTTTCGTCTGTTGAGCCTGTCACTTAGCTTTCCCCAGAAGAGCCCGCCCAGCATTGAGGCGAGACTTCCGACGGCGTTCACCACTCCGACTTCGGT
Proteins encoded in this region:
- a CDS encoding iron-containing alcohol dehydrogenase, with the translated sequence MFRLKTKIVEGDGSLSYLSKAAKGHERVLILSSSSMKRHGFLEEAEDYVRDAGAEVFSIVGLPAEPSVEVIEEFLPKVREFNPDLLVALGGGSVIDTTKALKVFYDAPDVEFEEIAFIDRFSKPKPVPKLKTPLIAIPSTSGAGSEVSAASVLKKGGIKYNIVTPEIAPDIAILDPRLPRMMPAEVARNSGLDVLVHGIEAYTTKTANPFSDAMAINAIKIVYKWLPLSVKGDAEARAKVHYAATMAGIAFLNARLGLCHAMSHKAAWIGPHGLLNAIFLPYVMEFNMRSDYARKRYAEIARELGFSSAKELVEVVKELNEMLGVPKLSELVDEETFVSRVEEMAEKAYRDGLIAFNPVEPKPEEIRELYLKAFYGE
- a CDS encoding MFS transporter codes for the protein MHKPNHESWFYSFVPFKVSAGGTAPLIPILTLEVGGGPTEVGVVNAVGSLASMLGGLFWGKLSDRLNRRKAFLILGFLGSAIATFFFSLARTVHQVMLINAVYTFFIAATIPIPILIITKTFRLEDWDHAIGRFNEIGGWAWVAGMVIGLLVVSVADLRELFVMFGIIGLFSVPLGLKTIREIPLHLNRHILGAYFGYVIEKFRYLPNMITHLPRFSTGGVGELYISSLLFWVGAMLYFSQFPVLLKANGFGTFTIYAMSIVNSAVSAFMYTRVGRSIKQNGGKSALFKGLSLRAFAFSLLALSTVSEGRSFIFLAAVSYFLAGYTWSFISISTTSLISRNAPPKKRGALIGTYNLISSLGAIAGNFLSGVITSTLGFTVNFTIASLLLLLSIIPLGKGARGLKA